The genomic stretch AGTTTCTCGTGGGGCGCTACACAGAAGCAGAACTCCCCGATGGTCGCACCGTGCCCGTCTGCTTCGCGCTGGGAAGGCGGGGGTACATTGAGAAGTGGGAGGAGTCCAAACCCGGGGCTACGGTTGTGGGGAGAAGTAACCCCGCCTATCCCGTCGAGCGTTGGCCCTAGTTTCCCTCTGAGAGCGTAAAGAAACTTTGCAAATCTGGCCTATCTCGGTTCACTCGGGGTGAAGGATAATTCATCCTTTTTAGACCTGACACGTCGTTCAACTCGGAATGGGCTGGCAGTACCTTGAGTTTGCCTTTGCGAGAATCCCTCTCGCGCGGGCACTCGGAGCTTCCTGCCCATGTCCAATCCGTCTGACTCTCGGCCTGCCGGGAGCGCTGTCCTATTCACCAACGGCGACACCTCCTACGAGTTCTTCCGGGACTTAGGGGAGGGGCGCGTGGGTGAGCGAATCCTCCTCGCGCGGACCCGCACGCCCAAGGGCCTCGGTGACTGCGTGGTGCTCAAGTGCTTGCCGGTGCCGAAGTCCACGGACGTGACGGAGAAGTACCATCGCGCCCGTGCTCGACTGGAAGAAGAGGTGCGGTTGGCGCAGTACCTTCGTCACCCGCGCATCGCGCGCGTCCATGGCCTCTATGAAATCCCGCAGGGGCTGTGCGTGGCGATGGAGCATGTGGAGGGGCTGTCCCTCAACACGTTGCTGGCCGTTGCCCAGTCGCGCGGGCGCTACTTCTCCGAGGCGTTCATTCTCTACGTGGGCGCGGAGGTCGCGGCGGCGCTGGCCTATGCGCACGAGCGCACGGACGACGCGGGCTTTCCGCTCGGCATCGTCAACCGTGACGTGAATCCCGCTCGAATCCGCGTGGGGCCCCATGGTGAGGTGCGGCTGACGGATTTCGGTGTGGCCCTCTCTCGTCTCTCGGGGCGGCTGGCCACGTCCCTGCCGCGCCCCCAAGGTGAAGTCCTCTACTCGGCACCGGAGATGTTGCTGGGCGAGGTGGTGGACGCGCGAGCCGACGTGTTCTCCCTGGGACTGACGCTGTTGGAGTTCGCCACGGGCCGTCACCTCTACGACCCGGGCCATGTCCGCATTGAAGAGGTGGAATCGCGGATGTCGAAGCCGGAGCGGGAGCAGGCGTTCTCGGCTTCGGTGGCGTCAGTGGTGGCGGAGCTGCCTGACTTCGCTGAAGACGCCATCTGGTGCGCCATGGCATTCCGCTCCGACGAC from Myxococcus xanthus encodes the following:
- a CDS encoding serine/threonine protein kinase; the encoded protein is MSNPSDSRPAGSAVLFTNGDTSYEFFRDLGEGRVGERILLARTRTPKGLGDCVVLKCLPVPKSTDVTEKYHRARARLEEEVRLAQYLRHPRIARVHGLYEIPQGLCVAMEHVEGLSLNTLLAVAQSRGRYFSEAFILYVGAEVAAALAYAHERTDDAGFPLGIVNRDVNPARIRVGPHGEVRLTDFGVALSRLSGRLATSLPRPQGEVLYSAPEMLLGEVVDARADVFSLGLTLLEFATGRHLYDPGHVRIEEVESRMSKPEREQAFSASVASVVAELPDFAEDAIWCAMAFRSDDVEQAARGLSVPLRDILHTMLRRSPAERFGTAAELEVILRAQLARLGPYTHEDALGEIQRALADASEGLWDFEVPSDEGGITPPVPTGRGGYEPTTEAPSSLGGARRALAGSLHPDDVPTEPGAGPRRALTKQPTV